A window of the Hordeum vulgare subsp. vulgare chromosome 5H, MorexV3_pseudomolecules_assembly, whole genome shotgun sequence genome harbors these coding sequences:
- the LOC123451823 gene encoding auxin-responsive protein SAUR36-like, giving the protein MVGAKRLAQLAKKWQRVEALRRKRLTVSAKEDQDCCSSAPAKGHCVMYTAEGMRFEVPLVYLSTTVLSELLRMSREEFGFASDGKITLPCDAAVMEYVMSLLRRNASAEVESALLSSMVTSCHYTGCAMPTVGSSQQICCL; this is encoded by the coding sequence ATGGTCGGCGCCAAGAGACTTGCTCAACTGGCAAAGAAGTGGCAGAGAGTGGAAGCACTGAGGAGGAAGAGGCTCACCGTCTCAGCCAAAGAAGATCAAGACTGCTGCAGTTCTGCACCAGCCAAGGGCCACTGTGTCATGTACACGGCCGAGGGGATGCGTTTCGAGGTACCCTTGGTGTACCTCAGCACAACAGTCCTCAGCGAGCTCCTGAGGATGTCTCGGGAGGAGTTTGGTTTTGCAAGTGATGGCAAGATCACACTGCCTTGTGATGCTGCAGTGATGGAGTATGTCATGTCCTTGCTCAGGAGAAACGCCTCCGCCGAGGTCGAGAGTGCATTGCTGAGCTCTATGGTGACGTCTTGCCACTACACTGGATGTGCAATGCCTACTGTTGGATCCAGCCAACAGATTTGTTGTTTGTAG
- the LOC123451820 gene encoding auxin-responsive protein SAUR36-like, with protein sequence MVSAKRIAQLAKKWQRVASLRRKQLTTTATKEAECCSMAVAGKGCCVMYTADGRRFEVPLAYLGTLIFRELLHMSQEEFGFVSGDGRITLPCDATVMQYIMFLLGRNASVEIEKAFLSSMMMPCHYTSSVAPSLGVNQQMAVCSS encoded by the coding sequence ATGGTCAGTGCCAAGAGAATCGCTCAACTAGCAAAGAAGTGGCAAAGGGTAGCATCCCTCAGGAGGAAGCAGCTTACCACGACGGCGACAAAAGAAGCCGAATGTTGCTCAATGGCAGTGGCAGGCAAAGGCTGCTGTGTCATGTACACAGCTGACGGGAGGCGGTTTGAGGTGCCATTGGCGTACCTTGGCACACTGATCTTCAGAGAGCTCCTCCATATGTCTCAGGAGGAGTTTGGTTTTGTAAGCGGTGATGGCAGAATCACGTTGCCCTGTGATGCCACGGTGATGCAATACATTATGTTCTTGCTTGGAAGAAATGCTTCGGTGGAGATTGAGAAGGCATTCTTGAGCTccatgatgatgccatgccactACACAAGCTCTGTAGCACCATCTCTGGGTGTTAACCAACAAATGGCTGTTTGCAGCTCCTAA
- the LOC123397793 gene encoding ankyrin repeat and SOCS box protein 5-like: MASSSSRFSVQNRIALQAARDGDLRVLKEMAEQTDLRGAKDVEGANALHLAAQKGCLKCCKFLIEEVGLGVNSATTTGNTPFCSAVYAGHVQVMKYLLDSGADPRKATAQGMTMLHLAAGRGLCEPLELLLCHGTIPVDIMLGAYVGAPLHAAATRGQHQAMKILLEHGADPNIHMDDNVSPLMLACWEKSLKCMRLLIEAGADVNGNSYCGPTPLTYAVEAGCTDIVKFLLEAGADPNIPAEGGDIPIKLAAVCGRRDLVKILFCKTKQVPSLPVWTVDGIMRTMGSPLIRHQEVLVKDFSKIRKFILRRNWGMFEKLT; the protein is encoded by the exons AtggcctcttcctcttcccgcttCTCTGTCCAGAACCGCATCGCCCTCCAAGCCGCCCGCGACGGTGACCTCCGCGTCCTCAAGG AAATGGCGGAGCAGACGGACTTGCGGGGAGCCAAGGACGTGGAAGGGGCTAACGCGCTGCATCTGGCTGCACAAAAGGGTTGCCTGAAGTGCTGCAAGTTCTTGATAGAGGAAGTAGGTCTTGGTGTCAACTCAGCGACCACCACCG GCAATACACCTTTTTGTTCTGCTGTATACGCCGGGCACGTCCAGGTTATGAAGTACCTTCTCGATAGTGGCGCTGACCCTAGAAAGGCGACCGCTCAAGGCATGACGATGCTGCACCTTGCAGCCGGGAGAG GGCTATGTGAGCCTTTAGAGCTGTTGCTGTGCCATGGAACGATTCCGGTGGACATTATGCTCGGGGCTTATGTCGGGGCGCCATTgcacgccgctgccacgaggggcCAGCATCAGGCTATGAAGATTCTGCTGGAGCATGGTGCTGAT CCCAACATACATATGGATGATAACGTATCACCACTCATGCTGGCATGCTGGGAGAAGTCCCTCAAATGCATGAGGCTACTGATTGAG GCTGGTGCTGATGTCAATGGTAACTCCTACTGCGGACCGACTCCTCTAACATATGCAGTGGAGGCTGGCTGCACAGATATTGTCAAGTTCTTGCTTGAGGCTGGGGCAGACCCTAATATTCCTGCCGAG GGTGGGGATATTCCGATCAAGTTAGCAGCAGTTTGTGGTCGACGTGACCTTGTCAAAATTCTgttttgcaagacaaaacaagttcCATCTCTGCCAGTTTGGACTGTTGATGGGATAATGAGAACCATGGGATCTCCACTTATCAGGCATCAG GAAGTATTGGTCAAGGATTTCTCCAAGATAAGGAAGTTTATATTGAGAAGGAATTGGGGTATGTTTGAAAAGCTAACATAA
- the LOC123451832 gene encoding auxin-responsive protein SAUR36-like yields the protein MAGAKRLAQLAKKWQRVEALGRKRLAVSAKEDQDCCSSVPAKGHCVMYTADGRRFEVPLVYLSTTVLSELLRMSQEEFGFARDAKITLPCDAAVMEYVMCLLRRNASAEVETALLSSMVTSCHYTGCAMPTIGASQQICCL from the coding sequence ATGGCCGGTGCCAAGAGACTTGCTCAATTGGCAAAGAAGTGGCAGAGGGTGGAAGCACTCGGGAGGAAGAGGCTCGCCGTCTCAGCCAAAGAAGATCAAGACTGCTGCAGTTCTGTACCAGCCAAGGGCCATTGTGTTATGTACACAGCCGATGGGAGGCGTTTCGAGGTACCCCTGGTGTACCTCAGCACCACGGTCCTCAGCGAGCTCCTGAGGATGTCGCAGGAGGAGTTTGGCTTTGCAAGAGATGCCAAGATCACACTGCCGTGTGATGCTGCGGTGATGGAGTATGTAATGTGCTTGCTCAGGAGAAATGCCTCCGCCGAGGTCGAGACTGCATTGCTCAGCTCTATGGTGACGTCTTGCCACTACACTGGCTGTGCGATGCCTACTATTGGAGCCAGCCAACAGATTTGCTGTTTGTAG
- the LOC123451808 gene encoding uncharacterized protein LOC123451808 isoform X1: MLEAWRMRRLMERELDRRSNDWSARLARFQAEEQRLRDRVMELAEQNVSFQREVTLFESKRVEASNKIRSLELQNKQLNDEMEKVKGKVGVPKQLFVNTDPLSIPAAVMRAGLSLPLGRHEFNGENFYQDGVPLGGKAWTQQQGHRL, encoded by the exons ATGTTAGAAGCCTGGAGAATGAGAAGACTGATGGAACGGGAGCTTGACAGAAGGTCAAATGATTGGTCAGCCAGGCTGGCAAGATTTCAAGCCGAAGAACAGCGACTACGGGATAGAGTAATGGAGCTAGCAGAGCAGAATGTGTCATTTCAGAGAGAAGTTACTTTGTTTGAATCGAAACGAGTTGAGGCTTCTAACAAGATTAGAAGTTTGGAACTGCAAAACAAACAACTGAATGATGAGATGGAGAAAGTTAAAG GTAAAGTTGGTGTCCCGAAGCAGCTATTTGTTAACACAGACCCATTGTCAATACCAGCTGCGGTTATGAGGGCTGGGCTATCACTTCCATTAG GAAGGCATGAATTCAACGGCGAAAACTTCTATCAGGATGGGGTCCCTCTAGGCGGGAAGGCATGGACCCAACAGCAAGGACATCGATTATGA
- the LOC123451808 gene encoding uncharacterized protein LOC123451808 isoform X2, translating to MLEAWRMRRLMERELDRRSNDWSARLARFQAEEQRLRDRVMELAEQNVSFQREVTLFESKRVEASNKIRSLELQNKQLNDEMEKVKGKVGVPKQLFVNTDPLSIPAAVMRAGLSLPLGRKA from the exons ATGTTAGAAGCCTGGAGAATGAGAAGACTGATGGAACGGGAGCTTGACAGAAGGTCAAATGATTGGTCAGCCAGGCTGGCAAGATTTCAAGCCGAAGAACAGCGACTACGGGATAGAGTAATGGAGCTAGCAGAGCAGAATGTGTCATTTCAGAGAGAAGTTACTTTGTTTGAATCGAAACGAGTTGAGGCTTCTAACAAGATTAGAAGTTTGGAACTGCAAAACAAACAACTGAATGATGAGATGGAGAAAGTTAAAG GTAAAGTTGGTGTCCCGAAGCAGCTATTTGTTAACACAGACCCATTGTCAATACCAGCTGCGGTTATGAGGGCTGGGCTATCACTTCCATTAG GCAGGAAGGCATGA